The sequence CTGGTTCTAGTCTGGGGTGGAAGTGACTGGGGACTGTTCTGCAAAATGAGCTGAGGTGTCTCAAGTGTATTTACCAAaaacccaacccatcacaggtgACAGTAGTTGGTAGCCTCAGCTTGGAGGCCTATGATTGAGTGGGCCTGAGATATAACTCCCTTCTCGTCCAAATGCATGTGGTAGGTTGGTGTATGCTTacactgctgctgtctgtgctgaGGAGAGAAGGCTTCAAACTCCAATGCTGTCAGTCCTGCACTTCTTACCTGCACCAAACTCATTCTATAAATAGGTAAAAGCAGGCAATGGGTAGTTGCTGTCCGGGCTCTTCAAGTTGAGCTGTCTGTGCCCCAAGTAAAGCTCTGAGAATGCAGATGTACCATTAGAGTGCTGTTCTTTGCTGCATGGATGAGATTGCAACGTTTTAAAGATTGGGACAAATCCTTGTTTAACGCCCGTTGACTTCCTATTGGTTTAATTGGCAGTTGAACTAAACCCTTAATTCTGGCAAGTGTTACCATGGGAAGGGATAATTATTTGAGGTTGATTGGGAAACAGTTTGGGAGGAGTGCTGAAGGCTGCATCTCCTGACTTACCCACCCCTCTGATGTCCAGGGGGCCGAGGTAGTTGAGTTGTGGGGAGAGAGCCCATTTTCCCCCTGTAGAAAGTGTGACACTTCCTCTCTTTCCAGGTGATCCTGAGAGCGTGGCTGGAGAGTACGGTCGTCACTCCCTCTATAAGATGTTGGGCTACTTCAGTCTTGTGGGGCTACTGCGCCTCCATTCACTGCTGGGGGATTACTACCAAGCCATCAAGGTTCTGGAGAACATTGAGCTCAACAAGAAGGTAATAAGCCACAGCTCTTAAATGCTCCCTTCTGGGTTTAAAATGCCTTTATTTGAAAGGGCAGCAAATGCTATCTAAAGGCGTGGGGCCCCCGATCATCACAATGAACTGCCCAACTATGGAGCTATTCATTCCTGCTCTAAATGTCAGGTGGGGGTGTCGACTTCCACCCTCACATGGGGCTGTAATCACAGCATAATGTAACACTTAATGCAAATCCTACACACATAGCTGTCCCCTGATGTTCTAGCATGTATACGTGTTCTTGGGGGTGTGCTTTCTAGGGTACTGGGTGCAATTCCATGCTGAGGGGAATGTTGATTGAAGTATCATATGCTAAAGTGATGTTGCTGTGCTAGTTAGCTGGACTAGATAGTGTCCTTTAACAGTATGGCACCCTGGTCCTGTCTTGGTTAGCAGGTGCTTCCCttacccccagccctgctggtaccaACCATTCTACCCCACATATCTAATGCTTATTCTAGGACCATGGACCCCCTGTGATAATTGTGATTGATTGCAGTCCAGCTGCAACATCAGAGTGGTCACTGGACTGGTCTGGAGCTCTGCATGTTATCCATCTGTGTGCTTGTATGCGGGGGTGGAATGGGCTACTTTAACCGCTTGCTGTGGAGGGACTGCAAACACCCTGCAATGTATGGAATTTTATCAACTGAGCCTGAAGCCTATTACTGGTGGGAAGGCATGGGATGTGTTTAGTGTGAGACACAGGTAAAATTAGCATGTATGGGATGAAATGAAGATAAATTTTAGGCTGAATATTGTGGGGGGAATACCCAACAGTGGTGTCTGTTAGCTTGTAATAATCTGTCATGGGAAGGAGAGAACTTTTAAACACTAGCCTGGACAAGAAGAGATGAACATAGTGCTGGCAACCATCCTCCATTGCCAGGGAGATGGAAATGATCtgttagatcatccagtctgctATGATAGCTTTCTCACTTCCCTGTACAGGAAACACTGAGGGCAGCAGGTCAACCCTCTCCTTTCTCTGTGGTAGGACTGGTTTGGAGACTGATGGAGATGGGCTCCCTGAAGGAAAGAAGTGCTAAAGGTTGTTGTGGGAGATGTCTTTTCTAACTTTACATGTTTGTGTGTCTCTTCCTCTCCAGAGCATGTATTCCCGGGTGCCAGAGTGCCAAGTCACCACCTATTACTACGTGGGCTTTGCATACCTTATGATGCGGCGTTACCAGGATGCCATCCGTGTCTTTGCCAACATTCTCCTTTACATCCAGAGGACAAAGAGCATGTTCCAGAGGACTACCTACAAGTATGAAATGGTAAGGGGAGCGAGGGCAGTGCACTATCCTTCTCTTACAATCTTTGACCTTTCTGCTGCTGTTGATAACTTCCTCCATAACCTTCTGTCCGCCCTTGGCTTGTGTGGTAATGTTTTCTCAGCATCTCCTTGGGTGAGTCGTCATCCTTCCCAGTCCCACAGAGTTTGATCCATagcccctccttctccctctaCATCCTATTTCTGGGCAACCATATCCACTTATATATTTTCAGTGCCATCTTCTTGCTGACAGTTCACCAGTCTCTGTCTCCATTCCATGATCTGTTTCTCTCCATCCAGTCTTGCATTTCGACCTGTGTCACTGACTGTTAGAACCAAGCACCTCACTTTCGTCTTCATTTCTTCTCTCCTGTTCTTTCACGGTTCACACCACCAGGTTCTGTATCCTGATGGATCATTTGACTCCTCACATGTCCAGATCCTACTGTTTCTGATTCCATGACACTTCAAAGATTTGGCTTTTTCTTTCTAGCCAAAGAGCTAACCCCGTCCTCCCCACAGCCTGACTCCCCTTTCAGCTACTGCAGTCACCTCCTTGCTGGCCTCCCTGGTCCCCCACCATGTGCATTCAGAATGTGACCGCTAAAATAGTCCTCCTTGCGTATTGATCTAAACTTGTCCCCTGGCTCTCTGTTCCACCCACCATCGGTTTTTAAATATATCCTCCCCTTCAGGGCCCTTTACAACTCTGCCTACGTTTATGTATCTGACCTTGTCTTTTATCACATCATTCCTGCCCCCTCTGCTTTGCCACTGGTGCCAGGCTTGCTGTCCTAGTTGTCTGCTTCTTCCATAACCATCTCCAAGGTGCCCCTTTCTCCTGCTACACCTCAATTCTGGTCTGCCAAGCCAATACCAACTCCTCCTTCAAGCCCCCTCCTTTAGACTCTGCTTTTCCACAGTGCATACAACAACTAAGTGAATGGTAGGTATTGAAAGGGAGATCTGTGTACTACCAATAGATGCATGTGTCTAAACTGATTAACCAGGTGAGCATTAGCAGCATTTCTGTAACTCATGTCTTAACTCATGCCTTCCCCTCCTATTTACCCCATGCTCACCACATGGTGTCCCAGATTATAAATGCTTTGGGGAAAGGGCATGTCTCTGTACAGTGTGGTACCGAGCTCTCTCCTGGGCACTGTAAAATAACAGTGGAGGGATGGCTTCTAATGACTGTCTTCTCTATCTCAGATTAACAAGCAGAATGAGCAGATGCATGCCCTTCTGGCCATTGCTCTCACCATGTACCCCATGCGAATAGATGAGAGCATCCACCTGCAGCTGAGGGAAAAGTATGGGGACAAGATGCTGCGCATGCAGAAGGGTGACCCACAGGTGTATGAGGAGCTCTTCAGCTATGCCTGCCCCAAATTCCTCTCCCCTGTGGTCCCCAACTATGACAATGTGCATCCCAACTACCACAAGGAGCCCTTCCTGCAGCAGCTGAAGGTATTTGCAGATGAGGTGCAGCAGCAGGCCCAGCTGTCCACCATCCGCAGCTTCCTGAAGCTCTACACCACTATGCCTGTGGCCAAGCTGGCTGGCTTCTTGGACCTCACGGAGCAGGAGTTTCGCATCCAGCTGCTGGTCTTCAAACACAAGATGAAGAACCTGGTCTGGACCAGCGGCATCTCAGCCCTGGATGGGGAGTTCCAGTCAGCCTCCGAGGTTGACTTCTACATTGACAaggtcagtctctctctttccctttccctctgtCTCAGGCATGAAAAACCGTGATCAGAAATTCTTGCCAATCTCCGGAGTACGTGCCTTCTCTCCTCATTTCATATTCTTAATTGGGAACTCATTCCCAGAGGTGGTTCAAAGTGCTGCTGTGAAGCCAGAATCCTGCTGTTCAACAGCATCATTAATGGAGAAGTGGTAGTGCCAGGAGCATGTGCCTGGGCAGGCTCTTGGCCAACCTTTAGGCCTGTGCCACTAGAAGCACATCAGACCTATTGGCCTGAGTAAACAGGCTCCAAATACTCCTCTCCATGTCACTGATCCTGGGCAGGAAATGTTCAATAATAGCTCGAGACTTCAATTTAAATGCAGTGTCTAGCATTGTCAGCTTTTAGCACCTCCCCTGCCCATCTCATTTCCCCACCATGTGGGAGTCTTGCTTGGCCACGCTGCTGCTAAAGCCTTCAACTCGGCCCACCCTCAGCTCTTAGCTAGCGCCTGCTCTGCTGGAAATCCAGACCCAAAGAATGATCAGACTCCAGCCTGTCCCTGAAAGTCAAGGCCAGCAGGTGCGCACAGGGAGGAGAAAAGAGTCCTCCCTGCTTAGTGAGGGCCTCCAGGTACATTGCCACTTGACTCTTCAGAGAAGGTCtctgtcccccccacacacctgaaTCATGTCAGGGAGCCTGGTGGATAGAAAGGATTGCTGCTTCTAGCCTCTTGGACCTTGAGGTGGTCTGCTTCCTGCAAGGCCTGGTTCTTGCTTTGCCTGTCCCACCCACCCAAACCAAGTGGAACTGCCATTGACTCCCTAGCATTGCAGAAACATTAGCAGAAGCCCTGCTCCTTTGCTGCTGCTAGAGGGAGGCAGAAAGTGAACCAGACCTTGCAGGGGAAAGCTACCCTGAAAGGCCCaagagctgggatggggagcctCCACCATCAAATTGGTCATCAGGGCTGAATGGAGACAAGGCCACAGGAAGTTAAAACGTTGTGGACTTGGATTCCATTTGCAAGAGTAAACAAGAGCCTACCCcaaaagaaaaatttaaattaGAGTGCTGTGGCTTAATTCTGGGCTCTATCTGTTGACTAGTGCAGCTGAGGGGTGTCTCTGACACTGATCTCAGGCCTCAGTGGGTCATTTCCCCCAGTAAGGCTGCTGTATACCCAAGAATTAACTCTGCTCCTTTCCTGATTGCTCCATATTCTCTTGGCAGGACATGATCCATATTGCAGACACAAAGGTTGCTCGGCGCTATGGGGACTTCTTCATCCGCCAGATCCACAAATTTGAGGAGGTGAGCTCTGGGTAACTAGGGCAGGGGACTCTGAATAATCCCTGATGGGGAGTCTGGGGAAGGTCTAGGACTAGTGGGAGAGATGCCTGTGTGGGTACGGGTGCTTCTGTGAGACCAGATCAAACAGCTGGAATGTTTCTATTCAGTGACTCACCAAAGCCATCGGGAAGGATTGCAGGAACCCCCCTTTGAGCCTAACAAAGCCTGTATTCTAAACAGCCAGCTGGTGACCTTTGGGGGAAGGATGTGCTTCTCCTTTGTGGCCCAGCATAACCACTGTCCTGGTTGCAaaatgggagcagggagggattAGGTTAACTCATTTAGTGGTGCCAACAGGGAGGGTAGAGTTAATCTGCTCTGTCTGGTGAAGAGACAACTTTAAGCTATTCCCTGGGGTATCTACCTGTGATGTGttctcctcccccatcctgaTATGTTTTGCTGCCACCTTGTGAGGGCTCAGTTGTCCTTAGATGAGTGTAAAGGATTTCCATTAGTAACACCAGTGGGAATTCATTACGGCCACCATTCTATGTAGGGCAGAAGGGACCCTTCTGAAGGCCTTGGGACCCTGCTCCAGCAGCTTTATAGGATGCCCCTGCCCTTTCTTGCTGCTGGATGCTCGGCAAGGAGGAACATACTGTCTCTGCCCCATTTTTCCAGCAGGGGCCACTGCAGGACCGGTCATATCCAAGTGCTCACTGCAGAGAGAAAGTAAATTTTCTGTGATAGAAGCAGGTCACCCCATTCCTTGCCCTATCGTTTACTGAAAACACTTATACCCTCTTGTCCTGGATCTCCCctgttgtggggtggggaggtttttactatttttttctccttactgTGGACTACGCTTACTACTGCCTCAGGGCATTTGCACAGTTGAGTGTGGGAGTGTTTGGGAAGGTGTGCTTGTGAGAGCCCCAGCAGTGAGGGTTTTCCTGAACTCCCCTCTCTGTAACAGGCTGCTTCTTTTCTTCCAGCTGAATCGAACTCTGAAGAAGATGGGCCAGAGACCCTGAAACATCTGCTCATATTGTCACTGTCACCAGGCTGACCAGCAatgtggaaggggaggggaaattaTTCTATTTGCTGTGGGAGAGGGGAGTTGAGGATTGTGGCATTTCTGGAATCTCCTGTGGCACTGACATTTCTTACTTTGCTAAGCAGGTTGCTCAGATCACACCACCAAACAAAGGACTGAGATAATCTAATAAACAATTAAAATCTCCCCTGTGTTTTCAGTATCAGATACAATAACTTCTTTTTGGGAGAAGGTGGTTGCGTTCTGGGGGCAGTTGCTACCAGTATGCTCTCTTTTTTCAGTCTGTCTGGGTAACAAGGATGGGGAACAGACCCCTTTCCCACTTTCTAAAACTCTATGGACACTGTGGACCCAGAAGACTGTTGGGTTGATTGacaggcagggagaatgctagcaGTCACGCAGATGGGGGCTGGAGGACGTTACAAACCAAATTGGTCATCCATTCTCTCTCATCTATTCCCCTCTTGAATTTAAACTGAGCTGCCAGTGACTTTGTTAAAAAGTTGATCTTTTTTTTGCTGCTTTGAGGTAAAAAGGCCTGACAGCTGGTTGAGGGTTTTTAAAGGAAGGGGATTCTGCTTATTTTTACCTCAGAAATATCAGGGATGTTAAGTCTGCTCTTCTGACCAGATCTGGTTTTGCTGGAGACTCAGCTGGTGGTCTTGCAGACAGTGTGTGGTGTGAGCACTCAAACCTTAATGGAAGGGCTGGAGTGAGACTTCCTCTCTCCCAAACCTTCACAGGGGTATGGGGAGGGATTTTGCTAATACCAATTAACAGTTTTATTTTGATTAAATCTCTTCTCAACGTTTTGACCTGTGTCAGTTTCTCTAGTTCTCCAATCACCAGTGCATTCCCCCCCAGGCTAGACAAGACCTAAATTTCTGATGTGAAAAACCAGTAGAAAAGCAATTTTTGTATAGAAACCTCTTGGGCATTATTTGAATGGGCTAATGAAGCAAAAAGGGGCCAGCCCCAATTTTTTTCTGCTTGCAGACAATCTTTAAATAGTTCTGAATATCTGAGAGGAAGCAGCAAATGTGAGGGGAAGGCCTTTGAGTGATCAGAAAGCATGTGCCATATATACCAATTGTTAGTACCCATCCCTTTCAGCTGAGAGGGTCTTTAGAGTCAGGCTTTGGAGTTTCTCTccctattttttgtttaattagtGTTCTGGAATAATTAGACTTCATTTTTGTGCCTTATAAGCATGTTGACTGAGTACTAGGCACTGTCCAAATATAAGCTGCACTTTCTGTGCCAAAGGGGTCACTCTGAGAAGACAGGCAATTTAGCAAGAGTggatgggtgggagaggagattTTATCAGGCATTTGTTCTGGTCCTCTTCCTAGCTGCTATTAGTTGGCATTTTCTTGTAGGCATCACACTACAACTGGGTCTTGAGGGATTCAAGGAGGAGATGGTAGAGATCTCATGGCCTAGCACAGGGAAGGTGCATCACTGCATGAGTGGCTGGGGGGAAGATCATGAGGCTGGCGGTGTTGACAGGGTACGTCTACCACAAGTAGCAAAGTAATTATAGCAGCAAATATGCCCCTTCCATGATCACTCGTACACAGCATCCAACACTAACACCTTTCTCAAAACGGGCTAAGCTAGAACAGTGAAGTTACTGAGCTACTCTTATTTGTCCAAAAAGTGTAATGGACTCTCAACATCCATCTGGCCAGCAGCCAGCTACAGTGGACAGCAGCAAACTTGTTTCAACATCTCTTCTGCAGGGAGACATCTAGTAGGGAAGTACCTCTGCTTAGAGTTGCAAATGAATGCATTACTTGTTTCCTGTAAGGCAAGAGTGCTGCCAGTAGGACCCAGTCTACTCTTAATCTGTCACGGGTATGTTAGGATTATAGACACTTTAATTGCATATATGCCATTTTAAACCTTAAATAATTAGTCACATGTATTGTTCTCAGATAGTCAAATATGCCAGTTCCTCAGCTTGCATCTGTCAAAAGATTTCCTTTGCTGCATATAATACATGTTAATGCACTTGCAGCTGGTATGACTGGCTCTGTGCCCTGGGGGAGAGGCTGTGAAAGATTAACTGATGGGGGCTGGCTTTGTGGAAAGAAGCCAAAGGTGCTGCAGTCCTTGCAATAGGGTGGAAAGATGGGCTCAGCTAGATGCGGTGCCTGGCACTGGctgaaactggagaaatgctggGCATTCAGCAGCAGTCACCCTGTAGGAATGTCACTAATGCTGTtccggagggaggggagagggttttgTTATAATCCCTACTTCCAGCCTCATCTGAGGGGGCAGAGTGTGACTGGGAGTCAGAGTCCCCTCTGGCAGTGCTGGCCAAAGTGGTTCTGATCAATGGGCCATCAGCACAGGTTGCTGCCATTAATGACTTGTGGCAGTGAAGGAGGTGGTCCTACTTCAAGCATAGAGCCTGGCAAAGAGGAAAATCCAGCTGAAGAAACTTTTCCAGTTCTGATTGAGTGTGTCATCCACATTCACCACCAACTGTACCGTGGGGCAGATACTGCCTAGACAATGCCAACC is a genomic window of Lepidochelys kempii isolate rLepKem1 chromosome 1, rLepKem1.hap2, whole genome shotgun sequence containing:
- the EIF3L gene encoding eukaryotic translation initiation factor 3 subunit L isoform X1; amino-acid sequence: MAYPAEDYDTEDTYTYQGDYDMHTGDPKQDLAYERQYEQQTYQVIPEVIKNFIQYFHKTVSDLIDQKVYELQASRVSSDVIDQKVYEIQDIYENSWTKLTERFFKNTPWPEAEAIAPQVGNDAVFLILYKELYYRHIYAKVSGGPSLEQRFESYYNYCNLFNYILNADGPAPLELPNQWLWDIIDEFIYQFQSFSQYRCKTAKKSEEEIDFLRSNPKIWNVHSVLNVLHSLVDKSNINRQLEVYTSGGDPESVAGEYGRHSLYKMLGYFSLVGLLRLHSLLGDYYQAIKVLENIELNKKSMYSRVPECQVTTYYYVGFAYLMMRRYQDAIRVFANILLYIQRTKSMFQRTTYKYEMINKQNEQMHALLAIALTMYPMRIDESIHLQLREKYGDKMLRMQKGDPQVYEELFSYACPKFLSPVVPNYDNVHPNYHKEPFLQQLKVFADEVQQQAQLSTIRSFLKLYTTMPVAKLAGFLDLTEQEFRIQLLVFKHKMKNLVWTSGISALDGEFQSASEVDFYIDKDMIHIADTKVARRYGDFFIRQIHKFEELNRTLKKMGQRP
- the EIF3L gene encoding eukaryotic translation initiation factor 3 subunit L isoform X2; the encoded protein is MSFRLAVSPVMSLTRRCMRSKISMKTDAVFLILYKELYYRHIYAKVSGGPSLEQRFESYYNYCNLFNYILNADGPAPLELPNQWLWDIIDEFIYQFQSFSQYRCKTAKKSEEEIDFLRSNPKIWNVHSVLNVLHSLVDKSNINRQLEVYTSGGDPESVAGEYGRHSLYKMLGYFSLVGLLRLHSLLGDYYQAIKVLENIELNKKSMYSRVPECQVTTYYYVGFAYLMMRRYQDAIRVFANILLYIQRTKSMFQRTTYKYEMINKQNEQMHALLAIALTMYPMRIDESIHLQLREKYGDKMLRMQKGDPQVYEELFSYACPKFLSPVVPNYDNVHPNYHKEPFLQQLKVFADEVQQQAQLSTIRSFLKLYTTMPVAKLAGFLDLTEQEFRIQLLVFKHKMKNLVWTSGISALDGEFQSASEVDFYIDKDMIHIADTKVARRYGDFFIRQIHKFEELNRTLKKMGQRP